In Phaseolus vulgaris cultivar G19833 chromosome 10, P. vulgaris v2.0, whole genome shotgun sequence, a single genomic region encodes these proteins:
- the LOC137817173 gene encoding MDIS1-interacting receptor like kinase 2-like, with product MENSYSSSLLVNLVFVTFFYALFLQGVSANIIATSNSSSTNEELEALLQSRWGGRNISEYCNWNGIVCNAAQSVIEISTKQYFYIPSNEAHIQYFNVAAFPDLIRLDLSGSGLKGNIPSEISSLKKLVHLDLSSNCLQGEMPSSLSSLTPLQTLNISNNFLTGVIPSTLGQLKNLTLLSLDSNQLKGHIPSELGNLRGLEQLTLSNNSLNGSIPSTLEHLDHLKVLDLSHNKIFGVIPEGISALTQLTSVQLSWNQITGSIPPGIGKILRLGSLDISNNHLEGPIPDDVLNHCWWYLQLSHNSLNGSIPSQVGNISYLDLSYNDLTGNIPEGLHSVPHLNLSYNSFNVSDHIFCGFPKDSLIGNKDMKYSCSLDVDISNADISLVMILVFSTFSGMVFSMVIVCWGIHVFCPLHNEFGKDQRRKNGDMLSIWNYDGKIAFEDIIKATEDFDIKYCIGTGAYGSVYKAQLPSGKIVALKKLHKAESENPSSYKSFCNETKILTEIRHRNIIKLYGFCLHNKCMFLVYEYMERGSLFCNLSYDVEAQELNWSKRINVVKEIAYGLAHMHHDCTTSIVHRDISSNNILLNSELQAFISDFGTARLLDFHSSNQTLPAGTYGYVAPELAYTLSVTTKCDVYSFGVVVLETMMGRHPAELISSLSEPAIQNKKLKDILDTRIPLPYFRKDMQDIVLVVTLALACLSPHPKSRPSMQEIANELLVSKPPFLWHFDGISLHQLMKQKVHIIGRS from the exons ATGGAAAACTCATATAGCAGTTCACTATTGGTGAATCTTGTATTTGTTACCTTCTTTTATGCCTTGTTCCTACAAGGTGTTAGTGCTAACATTATAGCAACTTCCAATTCCTCATCCACTAATGAGGAACTAGAAGCTTTGCTTCAGAGTAGATGGGGAGGTAGAAATATCTCAGAATATTGTAATTGGAATGGTATTGTGTGCAATGCAGCTCAAAGTGTTATAGAGATTTCAACTAAACAGTATTTCTATATTCCTTCAAATGAAGCTCATATTCAGTATTTCAATGTGGCTGCATTCCCTGATTTAATCCGTCTAGATCTTAGTGGATCTGGACTCAAAGGAAATATTCCTTCAGAAATAAGTTCTCTTAAAAAGCTTGTTCATCTTGATCTGTCCTCTAATTGTCTTCAAGGTGAGATGCCTAGTTCTCTTTCAAGTCTCACTCCACTTCAGACACTTAATATTTCTAACAATTTTCTTacaggtgtgatcccttctacTTTGGGCCAATTGAAGAATTTGACCCTACTCTCCCTTGACTCAAACCAACTTAAAGGCCACATTCCTTCAGAACTAGGGAATTTAAGAGGTTTGGAGCAGTTAACTCTTTCAAATAACTCACTAAATGGCTCAATCCCTTCTACTTTAGAGCACTTGGACCATCTCAAAGTTTTGGATCTTTCTCATAATAAGATTTTTGGTGTTATACCAGAGGGGATATCTGCACTGACACAACTAACTAGTGTTCAACTATCTTGGAATCAAATAACTGGTTCCATTCCACCTGGGATTGGGAAAATCCTAAGACTTGGAAGTTTAGATATTTCCAACAACCATCTCGAGGGACCTATCCCAGATGATGTTTTGAACCATTGTTGGTGGTATCTGCAGTTAAGCCACAACTCTTTAAACGGGAGCATTCCTTCTCAAGTAGGAAATATTTCATATCTAGACCTTAGTTATAATGACCTCACAGGCAACATACCTGAGGGCCTTCATTCTGTTCCTCACCTTAATTTGTCATACAATTCCTTTAATGTTTCAGATCACATTTTCTGTGGTTTTCCAAAAGACTCTTTAATTGGTAATAAGGATATGAAATATTCGTGCTCTTTGGACGTTGATATTTCTAATGCTGATATTTCTCTAGTAATGATACTTGTCTTCTCTACCTTCAGTGGCATGGTTTTTTCAATGGTTATTGTCTGTTGGGGAATTCATGTTTTCTGTCCCCTCCATAATGAGTTTGGAAAAGACCAAAGAAGAAAGAATGGAGACATGCTTTCAATTTGGAACTATGATGGTAAGATTGCATTTGAAGACATAATTAAGGCCACAGAAGACTTTGATATAAAGTACTGCATAGGAACAGGTGCTTATGGAAGTGTGTACAAAGCACAACTCCCCAGTGGCAAAATTGTTGCACTGAAAAAGCTTCACAAAGCAGAATCAGAAAATCCATCCTCTTACAAGAGCTTTTGCAATGAGACCAAGATCTTGACAGAAATTCGGCATCGTAACATCATTAAGCTTTATGGCTTCTGTTTGCATAATAAGTGTATGTTCTTGGTGTATGAGTATATGGAAAGAGGAAGCTTATTTTGTAACTTGTCTTATGATGTGGAAGCTCAAGAGCTGAATTGGAGCAAGAGAATAAATGTTGTAAAAGAGATAGCCTATGGCTTGGCTCACATGCACCATGATTGTACCACATCCATTGTTCATCGAGACATAAGCAGCAACAACATTTTGTTAAACTCAGAGTTACAGGCTTTCATCTCAGACTTTGGTACAGCAAGACTTCTTGATTTTCATTCATCAAATCAGACTCTTCCTGCTGGTACTTATGGATATGTTGCTCCAG AATTGGCTTACACCTTGAGTGTGACCACCAAATGTGATGTGTATAGCTTTGGAGTAGTGGTTTTGGAAACAATGATGGGTAGACATCCTGCTGAATTGATTTCTTCTTTATCAGAACCAGCCATTCAGAACAAAAAGCTGAAAGATATATTGGACACACGTATTCCACTGCCATATTTTAGAAAAGATATGCAAGATATTGTGCTGGTTGTAACATTAGCATTGGCATGTTTGAGTCCCCACCCAAAATCCAGACCATCAATGCAGGAAATAGCTAATGAGCTTTTAGTTTCCAAGCCACCTTTTCTTTGGCATTTTGATGGCATTTCCCTCCACCAACTCATGAAACAAAAAGTACATATAATTGGTAGAAGTTAG
- the LOC137819216 gene encoding small ribosomal subunit protein uS15-like, with product MGRMHSRGKGISSSALPYKRTPPSWLKISAQDVDENICKFAKKGLTPSQIGVILRDSHGIAQVKSVTGNKILRILKAHGLAPEIPEDLYHLIKKAVSIRKHLERNRKDKDSKFRLILVESRIHRLARYYKKTKKLPPVWKYESTTASTLVA from the exons ATGGGGCGTATGCACAGTCGCGG TAAGGGTATCTCCAGTTCAGCTCTCCCATACAAGAGGACACCACCTAGCTGGTTGAAGATTTCGGCTCAGGAT GTCGATGAGAACATCTGCAAGTTTGCCAAGAAAGGTCTCACTCCATCTCAAATTGGTGTTATTCTTCGTGACTCTCATGGAATTGCTCAGGTGAAGAGTGTCACTGGAAACAAGATTCTCCGTATATTGAAAGCCCATG GTCTTGCTCCTGAAATTCCTGAAGATTTGTATCACCTGATCAAAAAGGCTGTCTCCATTAGAAAGCACTTGGAGAGGAATAGGAAGGACAAGGATTCTAAATTCAGGTTAATTTTGGTTGAGAGTAGGATTCACCGCCTTGCCCGTTACTACAAGAAGACCAAGAAGCTTCCACCTGTGTGGAAATA TGAATCTACAACTGCCAGCACCCTTGTGGCTTAG